ATACCCCAACGAGGGCGCACAGAGGGGCGGGCACATTCCCGGTGCGGCAAATATTCCCTGGTCGCAGGCCGTTAACGAAGACGGGACATTCAAGAGTGCCGATGAGCTGAAGAAACTCTATGAGCAGAAGGGAATAACGCCGGACAAGAACATTATAACGTACTGCAGGATCGGCGAAAGGTCATCGCACACATGGTTTGTTCTGCATCGTCTGCTTGGTTACAGAAATGTCTGGAATTACGACGGTTCATGGTCTGAATGGGGAAATTCCGTTGGAATACCGATTGAGAAATGAGGCGTCACTGTTTTTTCAGAATGAAATGGAAAATGTTTTCAATTTTCCTTCTCTCCATTATTCTGTTGCCTGTTTCATCAGACCATCTTACCATTTCGATCGGAGAGGTCTGATCGTCCGTTACCAGATGAAGGATGAAACCAGCCTTTTTCCCCTCCAGTTCCTGGTTGACCCTCGAGAGAACTGCATTGCATTCGCTGCCGATCTCTATCATTTCAACATCCGGCAGGTCGGAAAAGCATGTCAGCCTCAATTCTGAAACCTTCTTTTCAATGATCCCAGCGGCGCTGCCAGACGGGAGAAGGGAGCTCAATGCATTTTCAATGCTGACAGGCTCAATGACAGCAATCCAGTCGCTGCCATATATGGATGCGGAAGAAATGCCTGATGCACCGAGCGATTTGTTTATTTCGACAATTCTTGCAGAAAATGGCAGTCTGAGGGTCCCGAAATACCTGTCGCTTTCTACGGATGCAAGGCTCTTCCCTTCCTCTATGATCTCAGCGGTGTTTCTGGTTTTTATTCTGATGCCCTTGCCGCATGTCCAGAGTATGACGGAGCTGATTCCTGTGACAAATCCGTTTCCGGAGGGAGTGAACCAGAGATCCGCATCAGGGGAATAAAGAAGGTTGTCTGGGAAAACACATCCGTTGAAATTCATGTTTCAAGACACCGAGTCTTCAATACTCATTACCGGCATAAAATTTGCCTTGGCCTGAGCCGTGACCATAACATCCGACCAGGAAGCACAATCGGTTTCGGCCATTTTGAATGCTGCCGCCTCCTGCGCTGATCAAAATGACTGATGCCTGCCTAGTCCACTATTCTGTCCACTTCACGTTTTATGAGGCTGACCTCACTGTCTTTTATCGCATGCTGGTTAATCGAAATAATGAGGACCGAACGATTTACCGCTGTCGCATCACGCAGGAACTGAAGCAGTTTGAGGACGCTAATGAAGCCGTTGTTTGTAATAAGATATTCCAGTCCGTCAATGAGTATAACACTCTGGGATGAAGCAAGGAGCTCATTGCACTGAAGCGTGATCTTTTCCAGATCTTTGGGTCTGATGGTATCCTGGCTGCCGATGTTCGAAAGCCATACAACCGCTGCGTCCTTGAGGTCATGTCTCTGTCTGAGCTTTTCGGGATATTCCCTCGTAAAACAGAGACCCTTCAGTCCCTTCTTTAAACCAATTTCGAACAGCTGTACTGATTTTTCAGCCTTTTCTTCAAAGAATGCAAATGAATTCCCGTATTCAAGAATGGAAGACAGTTGCGGCACGCCTGCCGTACCTGCAATTTTTTTGTCCGACGGCAGACCGTCTTCTGCATCTCGCCCGGCATTCAACGGCAGTGATGGGGAAACGACGGCGGATGCAACGGCCCCGCCTGATTGGGAAGAATTTTCCTCAACCATTTCTGAAACCGGTTTCTGCCTATTAAGGGAGTGGTCAGGTTTGCCATTTGGTCCCGGCCTGTTTTTATCGCCTCCTTCGCCACTCCTTGATCTGGTCCTTCTGAAGTAGTAAAATGAGGCAATTATCTCAATCTGCACAAGTATAATCAGTATTACTGCGAAATAGAACAGGTTGAGCGGTTTGGAGAAAAACAGCGAATTCCCGTTGGCTGAAGCTGGAGAGAACGTCACACCGACGGTGAGATTACCTGAAACAACAGATATTGTGCCGGATGATATCGACAGACTGTACCCTTTGACGGTTCCGATCGAATAATTGTATGAGCCGAGAGTCTCATAGAAAGTTATCGTAGTGCTGTTATTGGATTTTGTGGCTCCATTCAGCGTAACAGACCACTTGGAAGCCGAATGGAGACCATTTTCGACGAATGTTATTCTGTAGAAGATAAGATCGAATGTAACGCTTACAGTCGTTGTACTGCCTGTTACACTGAAAATCCCCCTGGACGGAGAAGAGCTGTAGCCCGGGACTTTCATTACAGAGTAATTGTAAGTGCCATTGGGCAACAGCATGCTACTGGATGTTGAGTTTATGGTGTAGTTCACCGAAAATGTGGAGTTGGAAACAATCAAACTCCAGGCGGTACCGTTAGCAAGACCGGTCTCTTCAAAAGCCACATTGAAGGTTGCAACTGTAAAATTAACCAGAATAGTCTGATTGCTCCCATTCACATATATCGAGGAAGGATATGAACCGGTTCTGTAACCCGGAACAGAGGGAATAAAAAGTGAATAGGTTCCATTAATCATTGTGAATAAAGAATAACTCGTCGATTGACTGGCACGACTGCCATTCAAATAGACAGCCCATTGAGTTCCTTTTTTGAGACCATGCTCCTGAATATCTACGACGTAGAGTTTTTCAAGAACAATATCCACCGCATAGGAAAAACCCGATTTGACCGCGATATAGTTTGTAAAATTCGAGTAGCCTGCCAGCGTCGCGTTCAGGATGTAATCTCCGGGGCCCAGTGTTATGTTGAAAATGCCTGCCGAAGAAACCGTAACAGGATAGCCGTCCACAGTGACGACTGATCGCGCGGGGGAGACGGTTCCGTTAAGCCAGCCAAAATCAGGATATTCGATGGAGTATGAAGAATCGTTATTGCCTCCAACGTCCAATGTGATTATATATGCTCCGGTGCTCGCAAATGAAGAAAGATTCAGATAAAGTTCAACGAAAAGATGATCTGTCTGTGTAAAGATGAACGAAGTGTCGTTAAAAGAAATGTTTACATAATGAGTTCCGGCAGATGCACTTTCGATGTGAAAAGTGTTGTTTTGCACGCTCATAAGCTTACTGAAAGTCCGACTTGAGATATTCGATGAGTAAATGGACGCACCAAGTAAAATGCTTCCCGAGAGCGACAGTCCTGAGGAAGAAGGTAATGTGACGGCTGCCCTTATGGTCCACCTGCCCTCCGGAACAGTCGCATTGATAGCGCTGGAAGATATCCACCCGTATGCCTGCGAGCTGGTTGGAACCGGAATAGTTGTACTTACAGTAGTTGAATCATTTTTACCCGGGAAAAAAAGCGCAAAGCCTGACTCGCTGACTGTGTTAAGGTATACGCTTGTCTGGTTGGCAGGAACCGTTGTATTCGGAGAACTTGAGAGATTCCACGCGTGCTGGTATATGCTGGACTTTGCAGGTGTCAGATACAGTGTACCGACGCTTGATCCGCCATCGGCAATGGAAGCGTGGGGAGATCCGGCATGAAGACCGGATTTCGTGGGAAACATGGAATGTAAATTAGGTGCTATGGCACTGCCTGCAATGAGTGCAAAAAGCATTAGCGATACAATGAGGATTCTGAGTTTTATCATTGTTTAAGTTTACCGATTGACGGTGCTATTTAAAAGCCTTTGTTCTAACATTTCTTTGAAGCGAATTCAAGTCACGGGGAATGCCCCGCTCAGATGAATCAGCGTTCTGAATACTGAGAATGCAGAATGGCATGCTGTGAAAAGTGTTTAATCATGGCAGCCATTGGCCAGACATGGATTCAGAGATTGAACAGAAACTGGGCGTAAGTATCAGGAGAGAGGCAAAGCCAGTGCTTTTCCCTTTTATGGATTATTTTCAAGGCTTTGAAAAGGTGGAAGTCGTCAGGAAAGTTTTCGGTGCTGAAACTGAAAGAGTTCTATCCAGCCTAAAAGTTGAGTTTTTTTCGTCTAAATGGGGATATATGAGTACTAGCGATGTGGATGGCCACCTCATCATAAGTTCGCATCATCTGAAAAACAGTGATTTTGAGACTGTCTATCTTGATATTGTGCACGAACTCTGCCACGTGAAGCAGTTCCTGGACGGAAGGGTGCTCTTCGACATGCGGTACGATTATGCCGACAGCCCGATAGAGATTGAAGCGTACAAAATCACAGTGGATGAAGCAAAGAGGATTGGCTTCACGGATGAAATGATCAGGGAATATCTCAGGGTTGAATGGATGTCGGAGGACGACGTCCAGAAATTGATAAAAAACATCGGGCTCTAACAGGAGCTTCCCGCTGTTATTTTTTCCTATTGCCGTTAACCGCCGATTCGGCGTATTCTGCTGCACTCCTGACGAAAGACTCGAACAGCTTCATGTCCATTTCGCAATGGCCGATCAGTTCTTCCGGATGCCACTGGACTGCAACCTTGAAAACATTTCCCGGCAGCTCCATCGCTTCGACTATTCCATCATCGGAGAAGGCAGTGACATTCCAGCCTGGAGGCGGTGTTTTGACGGACTGGTGGTGAAGGGAGTTGACCATCCTCGATCCTGTGCCGAATATGCTGTAAAGTCTGCTGCCCTCGTTTATTGTTATGTAATGCGAAAATTGGCTTCTGTGCTCTTTCTGCCTGTGATTCAACGTCCTGTTGGAGGATGCAGACTTCTGGTAAGCGGGGATGTCCTGTATCAGTTTCCCTCCAAGAAATACAGAAAGCGCCTGGATGCCACGGCATATTCCAAGTACAGGTTTTTCGGCGAATTCGGGATTCAGGACAATTTCCCTCTCAGTTCTGTCCCTCTCTGCTTCCACTGAAGACATCTCTGTTCCATCGGGTTTATCGCCATACAGAGATGGATCTATGTCACCACCTCCGGGAAGCAGTATCCCGTCACAGTAACCTGCGAGTTCTACTCCTGATGCTGAGTTGGTCAAGGGTACCGGAACACCACCAGCCTTTGCTACCGCTTCAATGTAGGAAACGTTTATCGATTCCCGTGTTCCTTCTTTATCACGCCTGGACATTGTTATGCCAATCAGGGGTTTCCTTCTCATCCATTACAGGCATTGAGAGGAAAGTGATATAGATATTGTTTACCGGAGAAAGCCTGGGCGCCTTCCGAAAACGAAAGCAATAATTGAGCGATTGCGTTAATCAACGGCATGACTGGACTTAAACTGAAGGATTTTTACAGGGTGAAATATCTCAGTGACGTGCACTGAAACGGCAACCGCATACTCTTTGTCGTTACAAAACCTGAGGACAAGAAAAACGATTACGAATCCAGCATCTGGTTATTTGACGGAAAGCCAAAGCGTTTCACTGGCGGAACGAAGGACAGCAGCCCGAGGTGGTCAAAGAACGGGAAAAACATTGCATTTGTTTCCGAGAGGGGGAGGGAGAAGAGATCTGGTATTTATCTTATCAGTCCCGAGGGGGGAGAGGCGGAGTCTGTCTGCGAATTTGACGGCAAAATTTCCTCTCCTGTATGGTCGGCTGACGGGAAGAGCATATTTTTCCTGGGAACAAAGGAGCAGAAAGTGAATCGGAAAGATAAGAGCGATATCAGGACAATAAGAAAGTTTCCGTTTTATTTCAACGGAAAGGGGTTTCTTGACAACAAGGAGACGCACCTCTACCGTACAACTCTGAAAGGAAAGGTCGTCCAGATCACTCACGGACCGTTAACCGTAAACCAGTTTGATGTTTCGCTCGCAGCTTCAAAGATTGTAATGACGTTGAGAAAGGATGCCTGGGATGTCTATACGACAGATCTCTACACATGTGATGCTGGCGGAGGGGGATTGAAGAGCATCACGGGCAAGCCTGCCGGATACAGCTTTCCCGCATTTTCGCCGGACGGAAAGCAGATTGCATTTCTATACAGGGATTTGAAAAATGGGCTGTTCCGGCATAGCCTGACAAGCATCATATCGGCTACCGGGAAAGATATGAGACACATATCGGATCTTGACAGGAATCCTGGCAATTCAGTCAATTCAGACAGCAGAACAGCCGCAGACACGCTTCTGAAATGGAGTGATGATGCCAGACTCCTGTATTATACGGCCACAGACGGCGGAATGTGCAATATCTACGTAACAGATATTGCATCGGGAAAACAAAGAAGGTCGACGATTTTGAGGGCAGCATAGAATCGTTTGATTTCCTTGGAGACGGGTTCGCGATAATAGCACAGGATTCATCACTTCCGACGGAACTATATGCATTCGAATCAGGAAAAACAGATAGGTTGACGAATTTGAACAGGGAGATTGAGGCGAGGAGACTCAGGAAGGCCGAGCATTTCAATTTCTCTTCGTTTGACGGTGCAACAATTGACGGCTGGTATCTGTCTTACGGCAGAAAGAAGAAACCCGGAATACTGGAAATACATGGGGGACCCAAGACGGCATACGGCAATGCGTTCATGTTTGAATTTCAACTTTTGTCATCGAGTGGATACGCTGTGGTTTACTTCAACCCGCGGGGAAGCGACGGCTATGAAAATTCATTTTCCCAGGCTGTCAGAGAGCATTTCGGAGAAGGCGACTACCAGGATCTGATGAAGGGGGTGGAAGCCGCACTGCTTAGATGCAGGAGCATTGACGCTACAAGACTCGGTGTCACAGGCGGCTCTTACGGCGGGTTCATGACAAACTGGATAATAGGCCACACATCCCTGTTCAAGGCAGCCGTAACGCAAAGATCTATAAGCAATCAGATCTCCTTCTTCGGAACATCGGATATCGGACCGTGGTTTAACGGGGACCAGATAGGTGGAAGCCCATGGGAAAACATCGCGGCATACTGGGATAAATCCCCGCTCAAATTTGCGGAGAAAGTTAAAACACCATTGCTCATAATACACTCGGAGGAAGATTACAGGTGCCCTGTAGAGCAGGCTTATCAGTTCTATTCTGCACTGAAATTCTTCGGTAAGGAGGTGGAGATGAAGCTGTTTCCGGGAGAGAATCATGAGCTGTCCAGGAGCGGCAAACCGCATCACAGAATTGAAAGGTTGCAATCAATCTGCGGTTGGTTTGACAGTCATCTGAAGCAAACGAAGGTGGAGTGAAATGAAACAATGTCAGTTCTCTCTCCATCTGGCTTTTGTCCTCGCTATCAGGAAGAGAGCGAGTGTTACACCAAGCAGCACGAGCCAGTCAATCACAACGGCCTGTGTGGAGAGCTGAATATAACCTCCGGCATTCTGAGCAAGTTCAGCGGCATAAGTTGTAGGGGACAGATATGCGAAATACCTGTATGGTAACGGTATATATGTGATCGGATAATAGACTGGAGGGATGGTCGAAAACAGGGTCGATATCAGCCTTGAAAATGCAAAACTCTGGACTATGTCGCTTGAAAATGTGGCAAACGTATAGCCGATGGCTATAGATGTCACGAACATCATGAGTAACACACCCATCAACGTCAGCAGGCTTACAAACGTGCCATGAATGAAATACACCGCCATGATGCCGAGAACAGCAAGAGCCGGAAGGGAATAAACTATCTCCGAGACAGCCATGCCTGAGACATAAATCTGCCACGATGCGGGCGAACTGACAACCATATCCTGCAGCTTGAAATCGTTCTTGAGATGAGACATGTCGGAGAGAAGGGAAGTTCCTGCCCCGAACATGGACATTATCAGTCCTCCCTCTATGGCCTCGCCAATCAGTTTTCCGTGACTCACGAAAACAATCAGAATCAGAAATGATAGTGGTGAGAGCATCGTGTTGATAAGTACCACAGGATAGTTCTTCATTTCATAGATGGCGTTGACATATACTGACGCAAGAAACTGATTGAACCTGTTACGGTTAATCTGGCCAGCGTTTCTCCCCATTTTACTTTCCCCCGTCAGCGATTGTTCCGGTTTTGGCGACAAGGTAAAAGAATATGTCTTCAAGTGAGACTGGATTTATAGTAAAACGTACGCCAATTTTGGCAAGATCCCGGGAAATGCTGTATGCTTCTTCCTCAACAGTCAGTATGTGCAGAACGTCTGTTCCGTCAAACAGTTCTCCTTCCGCAATTTCAGGCAGGCGGAATGGCCGATCCTTTTGCACTTTGAGACTGAAATTGAAATCAATGCTTTTCCTCAAACTCTGAAGTGTCCCAATTCTTATCAGCTTCCCGCTGTCCAGTATACATATCTCATCAGCCAGTGCTTCGGCTTCTTCCAGATAGTGAGTTGTGAGGAAGACAAATCGGTCCTTTGAGGTTCTGCGCAGAATTTCCCAGAATTCCTTTCTTGATATTGGATCAAGCCCAGTTGTAGGCTCGTCCAGAAAAATAATGTCTGCTTCAGACGCAAGAACGGTTGCAACAAGTACCTTCCTCTTCATGCCGCCTGAAAGTGTACGGTTCAGACTGTTTGCGAATTTATTCATGCCGAGCTCTTCAAGAGAGCGCGCTGCTCTTTCTTTCGCCTCCGATCTGCTGAATCCCCTCCACAGAAGATATGAAAAAGCGGTTTGCATCGGCGTCATCCAGTTAACTGTCCTTGCCTCCTGCGGAACGATTGCAATCCTTTTCCTGATATCAGCGGGATTGCCGATAACATCCACACCGTCAATAGACACTGATCCGGCAGTCGGCTCGAGCTCGGTGGAAAATATTCTGACCATAGTCGTCTTCCCTGAGCCGTTCCTGCCTATGAGAACGAAGATGCCTCTGCCTGAAGTGGTGAAGGTGACGGAATCGAGCGCTTTTCTGCCGCTCTTTCCGTAAATCTTTGTCAAACCATCGCATGAAATCAACAGGCTGTCCTCCGGTTGGATATGTTTTATGTATCCGCTAATCCCGGGCTGATTAATAACCTGATTGCAATGGACCGGGACGATCCGGCGGTATCATGCACCGTCGGCCGGTACGTGTATTACATTAGATTCCAGGGATGAATAGGGAGTGTCATTGCAGGTCGCAATGATGATCTGGCAACTCCTTGCAGCATCTGACAGTATGTCACAGAATCTTTTCATCCTGACAGTATCGGCATTGACCAGCCTGTCGTCAATAACAATTAGATTTCGCTCCTCCGTGCTTGCAATAACGCCTATTGCAAGGCGAAGCAGAACAATGATCTGTTCACGCATGCCGTGACTTAGACTTTCAACGGGCATCGAGCTTTCATATACAGGAACTGAGACAGAAGACGGCTTCAGCTCCAAGTCGAGATTCAATGCGCCATAGTTGCCATCGGTAAGAAATTTCAGCCACGGATCCAGCTTCCGGCTTACGGGTGCAGAAAGAGCTTCTGTTTTGCTCCTTTCATATTGCTCTGCAAGTTCTTTGAGCAGTCTGACGCCCTCTGAACGCAACTGAAGCATCCTGACCCGTTTTTTAGCCGCATTCAGCTTTATTTCGAGGTCGGCCATAGCTGTATACCCTTTCCTGCTGACATCTCCCTCTATCAGTGCATTCAGCCTGCTTGTTTCTATATCGATGCCATGCATCTGCTCCTTCAGCCTGCCGATGAGTGCTTCCGTCCTGCTGTATTTCTCTTTAGGAGCAGTTACCTTCTCACCGTAGTTTTTGCGAAGCGTTTCAAGTCTTTCGCTTTTGGCTTTCCTGTCATTTTCGGCGGCGGCAATTAAATTATCGAGGTTGTCGAACGTGCCATAATTTCTCAAAACCCTTTCAATTTCATTTTCATCCTTCTGTTTTCTGGCCCTTCTGTCAGAGAGCTTGGAGGCAATTGAGATGACTCCGTTCTGCAGATCTTCATACCTTTTCCTCTCGTCTGATGCAGTTTTCTGCGTCTGTGATATATCACCAATAAGTTTCTCCTTCTTCTCTTCCCTCTCCAGTATCATTTCACGGATCACGCTTCCTTTATTGTCTTCCGGGCTCAGTTCGAAGAATGTGGAGAAACGTTTCTCCTCAGCTATGCCTTTGAGAACGCGTTCGAGTTCTGTCTCAGCATCCGGATTGGCTCTCTCAACATCGTCAAGGCGCTGTTTCAGGTTGACAATTGCACCCTCAATTTCCCTGCGCCGTTCGTAGAGATTCATAAGTTCATCTGATGTATTCACTCCAAATCTGGAATACAGCCCATCGATTTTCTTTTTAAGATCATCATGCCTGGAGAGAAGTTCCTTAAGCTCCTCAGCACCGCTGCGAACTGTAATTGTCCCCACTCCGCGAATATTGAACTCTGTTGCCTCTCTTACAACGAATTCATCTGCATTAACAGCAGTGGCAGGCGGTGTTGCAGTTACATCCCTTCTCTCTCCGAGCCATTTAAAGTAAACACGTACTGCACTTGCTTCGATCTTAGCATTCAGATTTGCAAAATCTTCATTGAGTCTTTCAAACTTCCTGATCTCCCTGATATCAGGTGCTGAAAGCCC
This genomic interval from Candidatus Sysuiplasma jiujiangense contains the following:
- a CDS encoding DUF835 domain-containing protein; translation: MDVGGNNDSSYSIEYPDFGWLNGTVSPARSVVTVDGYPVTVSSAGIFNITLGPGDYILNATLAGYSNFTNYIAVKSGFSYAVDIVLEKLYVVDIQEHGLKKGTQWAVYLNGSRASQSTSYSLFTMINGTYSLFIPSVPGYRTGSYPSSIYVNGSNQTILVNFTVATFNVAFEETGLANGTAWSLIVSNSTFSVNYTINSTSSSMLLPNGTYNYSVMKVPGYSSSPSRGIFSVTGSTTTVSVTFDLIFYRITFVENGLHSASKWSVTLNGATKSNNSTTITFYETLGSYNYSIGTVKGYSLSISSGTISVVSGNLTVGVTFSPASANGNSLFFSKPLNLFYFAVILIILVQIEIIASFYYFRRTRSRSGEGGDKNRPGPNGKPDHSLNRQKPVSEMVEENSSQSGGAVASAVVSPSLPLNAGRDAEDGLPSDKKIAGTAGVPQLSSILEYGNSFAFFEEKAEKSVQLFEIGLKKGLKGLCFTREYPEKLRQRHDLKDAAVVWLSNIGSQDTIRPKDLEKITLQCNELLASSQSVILIDGLEYLITNNGFISVLKLLQFLRDATAVNRSVLIISINQHAIKDSEVSLIKREVDRIVD
- a CDS encoding gamma-glutamyl-gamma-aminobutyrate hydrolase family protein (Members of this family of hydrolases with an active site Cys residue belong to MEROPS family C26.) — encoded protein: MRRKPLIGITMSRRDKEGTRESINVSYIEAVAKAGGVPVPLTNSASGVELAGYCDGILLPGGGDIDPSLYGDKPDGTEMSSVEAERDRTEREIVLNPEFAEKPVLGICRGIQALSVFLGGKLIQDIPAYQKSASSNRTLNHRQKEHRSQFSHYITINEGSRLYSIFGTGSRMVNSLHHQSVKTPPPGWNVTAFSDDGIVEAMELPGNVFKVAVQWHPEELIGHCEMDMKLFESFVRSAAEYAESAVNGNRKK
- a CDS encoding PD40 domain-containing protein, which translates into the protein MNRKDKSDIRTIRKFPFYFNGKGFLDNKETHLYRTTLKGKVVQITHGPLTVNQFDVSLAASKIVMTLRKDAWDVYTTDLYTCDAGGGGLKSITGKPAGYSFPAFSPDGKQIAFLYRDLKNGLFRHSLTSIISATGKDMRHISDLDRNPGNSVNSDSRTAADTLLKWSDDARLLYYTATDGGMCNIYVTDIASGKQRRSTILRAA
- a CDS encoding S9 family peptidase, which codes for MQYLRNRYCIGKTKKVDDFEGSIESFDFLGDGFAIIAQDSSLPTELYAFESGKTDRLTNLNREIEARRLRKAEHFNFSSFDGATIDGWYLSYGRKKKPGILEIHGGPKTAYGNAFMFEFQLLSSSGYAVVYFNPRGSDGYENSFSQAVREHFGEGDYQDLMKGVEAALLRCRSIDATRLGVTGGSYGGFMTNWIIGHTSLFKAAVTQRSISNQISFFGTSDIGPWFNGDQIGGSPWENIAAYWDKSPLKFAEKVKTPLLIIHSEEDYRCPVEQAYQFYSALKFFGKEVEMKLFPGENHELSRSGKPHHRIERLQSICGWFDSHLKQTKVE
- a CDS encoding ABC transporter permease is translated as MGRNAGQINRNRFNQFLASVYVNAIYEMKNYPVVLINTMLSPLSFLILIVFVSHGKLIGEAIEGGLIMSMFGAGTSLLSDMSHLKNDFKLQDMVVSSPASWQIYVSGMAVSEIVYSLPALAVLGIMAVYFIHGTFVSLLTLMGVLLMMFVTSIAIGYTFATFSSDIVQSFAFSRLISTLFSTIPPVYYPITYIPLPYRYFAYLSPTTYAAELAQNAGGYIQLSTQAVVIDWLVLLGVTLALFLIARTKARWREN
- a CDS encoding ABC transporter ATP-binding protein — encoded protein: MTKIYGKSGRKALDSVTFTTSGRGIFVLIGRNGSGKTTMVRIFSTELEPTAGSVSIDGVDVIGNPADIRKRIAIVPQEARTVNWMTPMQTAFSYLLWRGFSRSEAKERAARSLEELGMNKFANSLNRTLSGGMKRKVLVATVLASEADIIFLDEPTTGLDPISRKEFWEILRRTSKDRFVFLTTHYLEEAEALADEICILDSGKLIRIGTLQSLRKSIDFNFSLKVQKDRPFRLPEIAEGELFDGTDVLHILTVEEEAYSISRDLAKIGVRFTINPVSLEDIFFYLVAKTGTIADGGK
- a CDS encoding AAA family ATPase; the encoded protein is MIIEEIAVCNWRSYRKLHTFRFDPRINLIVGRNEAGKSTLFEIMTRLMFDRHNTKSEEIRLAQPLGSSLGPEAWMIFTSGQKRYRIHKRFLQDPISEFYTEINGTWVMNDDGDTSDMKLRKILGGETSLKGTAKPENRGLAQALWYLQSDGAVPQSEWNEGVKHGIQGLVNLAVKSDAEETFLRRLETEYRKYWTPEGRKPAKGEIASLEAEIDVMEKELSEFREAELRLNGFRQDLESLLEHKRLKSVELEAQQAELKTLSKKLDDAEIYENELAALESNAAELEKNLRDLQKDRSLILENRKEIQSLAEEIAILEQNLSDEKRELRTVLENTERYNADIKNRLEPSLQLIERELKGLQSARNLRNLEKNRNILEDHLRRIKALKNEIELKQQDLSGLSAPDIREIRKFERLNEDFANLNAKIEASAVRVYFKWLGERRDVTATPPATAVNADEFVVREATEFNIRGVGTITVRSGAEELKELLSRHDDLKKKIDGLYSRFGVNTSDELMNLYERRREIEGAIVNLKQRLDDVERANPDAETELERVLKGIAEEKRFSTFFELSPEDNKGSVIREMILEREEKKEKLIGDISQTQKTASDERKRYEDLQNGVISIASKLSDRRARKQKDENEIERVLRNYGTFDNLDNLIAAAENDRKAKSERLETLRKNYGEKVTAPKEKYSRTEALIGRLKEQMHGIDIETSRLNALIEGDVSRKGYTAMADLEIKLNAAKKRVRMLQLRSEGVRLLKELAEQYERSKTEALSAPVSRKLDPWLKFLTDGNYGALNLDLELKPSSVSVPVYESSMPVESLSHGMREQIIVLLRLAIGVIASTEERNLIVIDDRLVNADTVRMKRFCDILSDAARSCQIIIATCNDTPYSSLESNVIHVPADGA